The following coding sequences are from one Pigmentibacter sp. JX0631 window:
- a CDS encoding tyrosine-type recombinase/integrase, with translation MCDLNYIKTDNYVAQSPQDFSAFIFFIARKDNIKHVTAHGRRHTTITFLARADHSMQVLQKITRHKTSDMTTAYVEATQLPVTGVTASIDGILG, from the coding sequence ATGTGTGATCTAAATTATATAAAAACAGACAACTATGTTGCTCAAAGTCCTCAAGACTTTTCAGCTTTTATTTTTTTCATAGCTAGAAAAGATAATATCAAACACGTTACAGCACATGGCCGAAGACATACAACCATTACTTTCTTAGCTAGAGCAGACCATTCTATGCAAGTATTACAGAAAATAACTAGACATAAAACTTCTGATATGACAACAGCATATGTTGAAGCAACCCAACTTCCTGTTACCGGTGTTACTGCTAGTATTGATGGGATTTTGGGTTGA
- a CDS encoding GNAT family N-acetyltransferase has product MQNIIFRETTSDDSSQTLIKMKKHWGGEPLVIRTKNYYPSKLNGIIAQLNDTWVGFLFYDLQGDDCEIVVFEVFEKFKGIGTQIIARLKEIAKNKQCKRIYLMTHNDNLDALRFYQTRGFHICGIHLNSMEFTRKIKPCPEIGDYGIPIRDEIDLEILL; this is encoded by the coding sequence ATGCAAAATATAATATTCAGGGAAACAACTTCTGATGATTCTTCACAAACCCTAATAAAGATGAAAAAACATTGGGGTGGAGAGCCTTTAGTTATAAGAACAAAAAATTATTATCCAAGTAAACTAAACGGTATTATTGCGCAATTGAATGATACTTGGGTAGGATTCTTGTTTTATGATCTGCAAGGCGATGATTGTGAAATTGTCGTTTTTGAAGTGTTCGAAAAATTTAAAGGCATTGGAACACAAATAATAGCACGTCTAAAAGAAATTGCAAAAAATAAGCAATGCAAACGAATTTACTTAATGACACATAATGATAATCTAGATGCTTTAAGGTTTTATCAAACTAGAGGGTTCCATATTTGTGGAATACATTTAAATTCAATGGAATTTACGAGAAAAATAAAACCATGTCCCGAAATAGGTGATTATGGGATACCAATAAGAGACGAAATTGATCTTGAAATCCTGCTGTAG
- a CDS encoding transporter substrate-binding domain-containing protein, whose product MNLLKIKTFYKSFLGFILFFIFIKVSLANDLCSSPWKIGIYDNPPFQTSINEKESGLDIDIITEVAKKLDCEVLLIKIPWSRQFYEAKTGRLDIIMGAGKRNDREEYLYYLTPYKNLPSVVVFMNNSKSPKAFTLSNLKNMNITIGALIGAVFSEEYEHLIKDPLFSSKIELSSKTELIINKLRLGRIDGAFFTGILEVKKLMPKEYNNNELIIYPISSIDYGYFAYSKKTFDLLKAKKIDKVIQDLNSDGTLKKLMKKYFNQNEIKSISVAN is encoded by the coding sequence ATGAATTTATTAAAAATAAAAACTTTCTATAAATCTTTCCTTGGATTTATTTTATTTTTTATATTTATAAAAGTATCATTAGCCAATGATCTTTGCTCATCTCCTTGGAAAATTGGAATTTATGATAATCCACCTTTTCAAACATCTATTAACGAAAAGGAAAGTGGTCTGGATATTGATATTATTACTGAAGTGGCAAAAAAACTCGATTGTGAGGTTTTATTAATTAAAATACCTTGGAGCAGACAATTTTATGAAGCCAAAACGGGAAGGCTCGATATCATAATGGGTGCTGGTAAAAGAAACGATAGAGAAGAATATTTATATTATTTAACACCTTATAAAAATCTTCCTTCAGTTGTTGTGTTCATGAATAATTCTAAATCTCCTAAAGCATTTACTTTAAGTAATTTAAAAAACATGAATATTACTATTGGGGCTTTAATAGGTGCGGTATTTAGTGAGGAATATGAACATTTAATAAAAGATCCCTTATTTTCCTCAAAAATTGAACTTTCTTCTAAAACTGAATTAATTATTAATAAATTAAGGTTAGGAAGAATAGATGGCGCTTTTTTCACTGGAATATTAGAAGTAAAAAAACTGATGCCGAAAGAGTACAATAACAATGAATTAATTATTTATCCGATATCTTCTATTGACTATGGATATTTTGCTTACAGCAAAAAAACTTTTGACCTTCTAAAGGCAAAAAAAATAGATAAAGTAATTCAAGATTTGAATTCTGATGGGACATTAAAAAAACTAATGAAAAAATATTTCAATCAAAATGAGATAAAAAGTATATCTGTTGCTAACTAA
- a CDS encoding TcdA/TcdB pore-forming domain-containing protein, producing MLEKVFFTKNKLMLSISFIFILSCEKRTQSIEDENKKELTRSFNANGSCGGLFSEKEEFFNQLSDGELYKLNFELNYLYSLSEEDIFLKYDLSKKILEHLETVKSKYKNLAENKHLLDLTKTLQDEIEINKNRIETESKYQASLFEKTYNKLIKNKDEFFLLDSLNEDESSIEILNTQNENKYYKSINDKELKNIKNFKEFIENHSNQFYRKVNHTDHFNVSQPSIGLSHAFLLKNVVDYFNSENSGQGEDDSNPTLRKVIKAQVYTNLLQLSLDVVDSGLKTAHIVEIIRSNGLNKFNIFRTFSNYTAKINTGLNFLNLAYDYFELTHSKTNAELTRYRTQFGFDSTSSAFILGGMALGETTAGIFLSGIGEIFGGLAVGFSSYAQVAGDNIDVALNNANYFRFYEEDHNKVLNSDTFVPNSNNKTISLATKYLKRNDNTYKKEQLDVVFQEIDLTKQGSYKITFGDHISYPISRHDPDAIYYHPFAPNPELITSSKVYVKFREALQLPKEKEFSLDNIQKIILPNQAQRLITYRHDMYAPWITYRYDAEMNAARKIQMNAKFIFDYSVMRGAGDKAISELKFDYQNTDIKIKLNSNNSGIHFVSPHVHDRAINKINYNFEVLAENSQKDNEFHLHLNGDTKYSIISQEKDNWHFHIDHNIINSEFLESDKKLSLTYFNKQQKNLTISFPGKKPAKIYIHDKFGITYLVNGNGVNSLTAVKVNLDYSNFSSKYELNNFINQIRRNIPNDLRYLKINNYKEYSTSSKETAFYDLQENSYIKSGTDAEDFNILGRVHSKDNLLFYSKNYIYKLNENNQINISAVKKDLLLDNLGVKISDLLNSIKTNENVISLVINEKDYAKYDKNSKQFYLYADNKIPIGESQKNPNIFYFFDKEKNKYFSIDKNYLNPSNFKITLQSGEIKLVSNIKYEWVLEPDSADSLKNLQNTKKIALLLNDIHNSANKIEEERCQNLGGSSNSMLENLKITLCKIGKDINSSNINYISTYSSQTKKTLILDDSQSSFKQIEFLTGKYLFEGTGYENWGAGDWISLNPPYTTNQKLLAFGELPNQFNPSAANNSAFLSDVRFIDSEGNILRAISGTQNSNAKNYGIEKKLEKPYATSLLGAFVYNNKQENAVYFLKKDLQYDKLDTSFNKVSQGNIADLFYMLPADEIKNIKYILKTENHLTLYKTKGKKFDGYYLIPIQEIFAKDGTHSFYYVKL from the coding sequence ATGCTGGAAAAAGTATTTTTTACTAAAAATAAATTGATGTTATCAATATCTTTTATTTTTATCTTGAGTTGTGAAAAAAGAACTCAAAGTATTGAAGATGAGAACAAAAAAGAGCTTACAAGAAGTTTTAACGCAAACGGAAGTTGTGGAGGACTATTTTCAGAGAAAGAAGAGTTTTTTAATCAACTATCTGATGGTGAATTATATAAACTAAATTTTGAATTAAATTACTTATACTCCTTAAGCGAAGAAGATATTTTTTTAAAGTATGATTTATCTAAAAAAATATTAGAACACTTGGAAACAGTAAAAAGTAAATATAAGAATTTAGCAGAAAATAAACATTTACTTGATCTAACAAAAACATTACAAGATGAAATTGAAATTAACAAAAATAGAATAGAAACAGAATCAAAGTATCAAGCCTCTTTGTTTGAAAAAACATATAATAAATTAATTAAAAATAAAGATGAATTTTTCTTACTTGATTCATTAAATGAAGATGAAAGCAGTATTGAAATACTTAATACACAAAATGAAAATAAATACTATAAATCAATTAATGATAAAGAACTTAAAAATATTAAAAATTTTAAAGAATTTATCGAAAATCATTCAAATCAGTTTTACAGAAAAGTAAATCATACTGATCATTTTAACGTCTCGCAGCCATCAATTGGTTTATCGCACGCATTTTTATTAAAAAATGTTGTGGATTATTTCAATAGTGAGAATTCAGGGCAAGGAGAAGATGATTCAAATCCAACTCTAAGGAAAGTTATAAAAGCACAAGTATACACAAATTTGCTGCAATTAAGTTTGGATGTTGTAGATAGTGGTCTTAAAACTGCGCATATTGTAGAAATAATAAGAAGTAATGGGTTAAATAAATTTAATATATTCAGAACATTTTCTAACTATACAGCTAAAATTAATACCGGTTTAAATTTCTTAAATCTTGCATATGATTACTTTGAGTTAACACATTCCAAAACAAATGCAGAATTAACTCGTTACAGAACTCAATTCGGTTTTGATTCAACTTCCAGTGCATTTATTTTAGGGGGAATGGCACTTGGTGAAACTACAGCAGGTATATTTTTAAGTGGAATTGGTGAAATTTTTGGTGGTCTCGCAGTTGGATTTAGCTCATATGCTCAAGTCGCTGGAGATAATATTGATGTTGCATTGAATAATGCAAATTACTTTAGATTTTATGAAGAAGATCATAATAAAGTCTTAAATTCTGATACATTTGTCCCAAATTCCAATAATAAAACTATTTCTTTAGCTACTAAATACTTGAAAAGAAATGATAATACTTATAAGAAAGAACAACTTGATGTTGTCTTCCAAGAAATAGATTTAACTAAACAAGGTAGTTACAAAATTACTTTTGGAGATCATATTTCATATCCAATATCAAGACATGATCCTGATGCAATTTACTATCACCCTTTTGCTCCAAATCCAGAACTTATTACATCTTCTAAAGTTTATGTTAAATTTAGAGAGGCATTACAGTTACCTAAAGAAAAAGAATTTAGCCTTGATAATATTCAAAAAATTATTTTACCGAATCAGGCGCAAAGATTGATTACCTACAGACATGACATGTATGCTCCTTGGATTACATATCGCTATGATGCAGAAATGAATGCTGCACGAAAAATTCAAATGAATGCAAAATTTATTTTTGATTATAGCGTAATGCGAGGGGCAGGTGATAAAGCAATTTCTGAATTAAAGTTTGATTATCAAAATACAGATATAAAAATAAAATTAAATTCAAATAATTCTGGAATTCACTTTGTCTCTCCGCATGTCCATGATCGTGCTATAAATAAGATAAATTATAATTTTGAAGTTCTTGCTGAAAATTCACAAAAAGATAATGAATTTCATCTCCACTTAAATGGCGATACAAAGTATAGTATAATATCGCAAGAAAAAGATAATTGGCATTTTCATATAGATCATAACATAATAAATTCAGAATTTCTTGAAAGTGATAAAAAGCTCTCTTTGACTTATTTTAATAAACAACAGAAAAATTTAACAATTTCATTCCCTGGAAAAAAACCCGCAAAAATTTATATTCATGATAAATTTGGAATTACTTACTTAGTAAATGGAAATGGAGTAAATTCTTTAACTGCAGTTAAAGTTAATCTTGATTATAGTAATTTTAGTTCAAAATATGAATTGAATAATTTTATCAATCAAATAAGAAGAAATATTCCAAATGATCTAAGATATTTAAAAATAAACAATTACAAAGAATATTCAACAAGTAGTAAAGAAACAGCTTTTTATGACTTGCAAGAAAATTCATACATAAAAAGTGGTACAGACGCTGAAGATTTCAATATTCTTGGAAGAGTTCATTCTAAAGATAATTTACTATTTTATTCAAAAAATTATATATACAAATTAAATGAAAATAATCAAATCAATATTTCAGCTGTGAAAAAGGATTTATTATTAGATAATTTAGGAGTAAAAATATCTGATTTATTAAATTCTATTAAAACAAATGAAAACGTTATAAGCTTAGTTATAAACGAAAAAGATTATGCTAAGTATGACAAGAATAGCAAACAATTTTATTTATATGCAGACAATAAAATTCCTATTGGTGAGTCGCAAAAAAATCCAAATATTTTTTACTTTTTTGATAAAGAAAAAAATAAGTATTTTAGTATCGATAAAAATTATCTGAATCCAAGCAATTTTAAAATTACCTTGCAGTCTGGTGAAATTAAATTAGTATCTAATATAAAATACGAATGGGTTCTTGAACCTGATTCAGCTGACTCGCTCAAAAATTTGCAGAATACAAAAAAAATTGCTCTATTACTAAATGACATTCATAATTCAGCAAATAAAATTGAGGAAGAACGTTGCCAAAATTTAGGTGGCTCTTCTAATTCAATGCTTGAAAATTTAAAAATAACCCTTTGCAAAATAGGCAAAGATATAAATAGCAGTAATATAAATTATATTTCAACATATAGTTCACAAACTAAAAAGACTCTAATATTAGATGATTCTCAATCATCCTTTAAACAAATTGAATTTTTAACAGGTAAATACTTGTTTGAAGGAACTGGATATGAAAATTGGGGCGCCGGTGATTGGATTAGTTTAAATCCTCCATATACGACAAATCAGAAGCTGCTTGCATTTGGTGAACTCCCTAACCAATTTAATCCTTCAGCGGCTAATAATAGTGCGTTTTTAAGCGATGTGCGCTTTATTGATTCAGAAGGTAATATTTTAAGAGCAATTTCAGGTACGCAAAACTCAAATGCAAAAAATTACGGTATTGAAAAGAAACTCGAAAAGCCTTATGCGACATCTTTACTAGGTGCATTTGTCTATAATAACAAACAAGAAAATGCTGTTTATTTCTTAAAAAAGGACTTACAGTATGACAAACTTGATACTAGCTTCAATAAAGTTTCACAGGGAAATATAGCTGACTTATTTTATATGTTACCAGCTGATGAAATAAAAAATATTAAATATATATTAAAAACTGAGAATCATTTAACTTTATATAAAACAAAAGGCAAAAAATTTGATGGATACTACTTAATTCCTATCCAAGAAATTTTTGCAAAAGATGGGACACATAGTTTTTATTATGTTAAGTTGTAG
- a CDS encoding VOC family protein: MSKIYACIWSNDKAAEMAKFYKSIFKGTKIGKTSYWGSNPMRVKEGSVLTIHLTLLGQKIMLLNGYAEMTFNESISFVVPCKTQREIDTYWKKLTSDGGKPVQCGWLIDKYGIRWQITPAEFDKWNTSKNKKKKEAVMHAMWKMIKLDRNKLKEAFDRA, translated from the coding sequence ATGTCCAAAATATACGCCTGCATTTGGTCCAACGACAAAGCCGCGGAGATGGCTAAATTTTACAAGTCAATCTTCAAAGGAACCAAGATCGGCAAGACTTCTTACTGGGGCAGCAATCCTATGAGAGTCAAAGAGGGTTCCGTATTGACCATACATCTCACCCTTCTGGGTCAAAAAATCATGCTTCTGAACGGATACGCCGAAATGACTTTCAACGAGTCCATTTCGTTCGTCGTACCCTGCAAAACCCAGCGCGAAATTGATACGTACTGGAAGAAACTGACGAGTGATGGAGGCAAACCTGTGCAATGCGGATGGCTGATAGACAAATACGGCATTCGATGGCAGATCACACCGGCTGAATTCGACAAGTGGAACACAAGCAAAAACAAAAAGAAGAAGGAAGCGGTCATGCACGCGATGTGGAAGATGATCAAATTGGACCGCAATAAGCTAAAGGAAGCCTTCGATCGCGCTTAA
- a CDS encoding LysE family translocator, producing the protein MYYLFFITVFLLAFTPGPNVVLMINNGLRYQLKDAIFAIFGILSGLIVFALISSFSVQGVFKFSTNFYTYLKFIGAFYLIYLGIKNICNKDNFKFEKNEPVIKPNKINLYYESLICCLTNPKILFLYITLLPNYIVNEKNILIQTFILSLIQISVVVLSMFTYLLIANRAAKILLSKIKYIRYISGSVMILLALSLLIW; encoded by the coding sequence ATGTACTATCTTTTTTTTATTACTGTCTTTTTGTTAGCCTTCACACCAGGGCCAAATGTTGTACTGATGATAAATAATGGGCTAAGATACCAATTGAAAGATGCGATATTTGCAATTTTTGGTATTTTATCTGGATTAATTGTATTTGCCTTAATTAGCTCATTTTCAGTCCAAGGTGTTTTTAAATTTTCAACAAATTTTTATACCTATTTAAAATTTATTGGTGCTTTTTATCTAATATATTTAGGAATTAAAAATATTTGTAATAAAGATAATTTTAAATTTGAAAAAAATGAACCAGTAATAAAACCTAATAAAATTAATTTATATTATGAATCTTTAATTTGTTGCTTAACAAATCCCAAAATTTTATTTTTATACATAACTTTATTACCCAATTATATAGTTAATGAAAAAAATATTTTAATTCAAACTTTTATTTTGTCTTTAATACAAATTTCTGTGGTTGTTTTATCAATGTTTACTTATTTGCTAATAGCAAATAGAGCTGCTAAAATTTTATTATCTAAAATAAAGTATATACGTTATATTTCGGGAAGTGTGATGATTCTTTTGGCATTATCTCTATTGATATGGTAA
- a CDS encoding DNA adenine methylase → METIVSQIAPVAKAIPKVDSPAKPVLKWAGGKTQLLPALTAKYPKNLGTKITKYIEPFFGGGAVFFDLYNSNYIKEAIILDANPELILLYKIIKKQPDQLVENLQKLQKKYLLLKDSDREEFYYKVRDDFNSKRKNSYTKLNSIRASQIIFLNRTCFNGLFRVNSKGGFNVPYGNYKNPKILDSENIYAVSKAFQIAEILQSDFENIFSMVKSNDVFIYYDPPYRPLTDTSNFNAYTGVFNDSHQVRLADIFKKMNEKGIYQMLSNSDPMSATGDDFFDKLYQDFNIFRVEAKRMINSNTSKRGKIFELLITNYKED, encoded by the coding sequence ATGGAAACCATTGTTTCACAAATAGCACCAGTAGCAAAAGCAATACCTAAAGTGGATTCACCTGCTAAACCAGTTTTGAAATGGGCAGGAGGTAAAACTCAACTTTTACCAGCGCTCACAGCTAAATATCCTAAAAATCTTGGAACAAAAATTACGAAATATATCGAACCTTTTTTTGGAGGTGGTGCTGTATTTTTTGATTTATATAACTCAAATTACATTAAAGAAGCTATTATTTTAGATGCTAACCCTGAATTAATTTTATTGTATAAAATAATAAAGAAACAGCCAGATCAATTAGTTGAAAATTTACAAAAGTTGCAAAAAAAGTATTTGTTGCTAAAAGATTCTGATAGAGAAGAATTCTATTATAAAGTTAGAGATGATTTTAATTCAAAACGGAAAAATTCCTATACTAAATTAAATTCAATTCGAGCAAGTCAAATAATATTTTTGAATCGAACTTGTTTTAATGGGCTATTTCGAGTGAATAGTAAGGGTGGTTTTAATGTTCCTTATGGTAACTATAAAAATCCAAAAATTCTTGATAGTGAGAATATCTATGCGGTATCCAAAGCTTTTCAAATAGCCGAAATTTTACAAAGTGATTTTGAAAATATTTTCTCTATGGTTAAAAGTAACGACGTATTTATTTATTATGATCCGCCATATAGACCGTTAACTGATACTTCAAATTTTAATGCCTATACTGGAGTGTTTAATGATTCACACCAAGTAAGATTAGCAGATATTTTTAAAAAAATGAATGAAAAAGGTATTTATCAAATGCTGAGTAATTCAGATCCAATGAGTGCTACGGGTGATGATTTTTTTGATAAACTTTACCAAGATTTTAATATCTTTAGAGTAGAGGCAAAACGTATGATAAATTCAAATACTTCTAAAAGAGGCAAAATATTTGAGCTTCTTATAACTAATTACAAAGAAGATTAA
- a CDS encoding type IV toxin-antitoxin system AbiEi family antitoxin domain-containing protein, whose amino-acid sequence MKISDLFKNWPPNTIATSKWLQTMGISRQLLYKYTKSEYIIKVANGCYKKQGEEVDWTGALYAVQKQLNLSIYPFGYSALELHEYRHHITMQNKNIIQLSGAKGEVPPKWLINADFGVEISYKTSTLFRKKLRNIEQQFRGNYPISVPTPEVSILQVLEDVNDSNSFEDALNIMENLIGLQLNRMQEAFNECNSYKVKRLFLFLAKYTSLPILNDLKYTTEDLGNGVLQIVEHGKYNQEFKIMIPNQFKNKGDNPF is encoded by the coding sequence ATGAAAATAAGTGATCTTTTCAAAAACTGGCCTCCAAATACCATAGCAACAAGCAAATGGTTGCAAACTATGGGGATTTCAAGACAATTACTGTATAAATACACTAAGTCTGAATACATCATTAAAGTTGCAAATGGATGCTACAAAAAACAAGGGGAAGAGGTTGATTGGACAGGCGCGCTTTATGCTGTTCAAAAACAGTTAAACCTTAGTATTTATCCATTCGGGTACTCAGCATTGGAACTACATGAATATCGACATCATATTACAATGCAAAATAAAAATATAATTCAACTAAGTGGCGCTAAAGGTGAAGTTCCACCTAAGTGGCTTATAAACGCAGACTTTGGAGTGGAAATTTCGTATAAAACAAGTACATTATTTAGAAAAAAACTACGTAATATTGAGCAACAATTTCGAGGAAATTATCCAATATCAGTGCCAACACCTGAAGTATCAATCCTACAGGTACTTGAAGACGTTAATGATTCTAATTCATTTGAAGATGCTTTGAACATAATGGAAAACCTCATAGGCTTACAGCTTAATCGCATGCAAGAAGCGTTTAATGAATGTAATTCTTACAAAGTTAAAAGGCTCTTCCTGTTCTTAGCAAAATACACATCATTACCCATCCTAAATGATCTGAAATACACGACAGAAGACTTAGGAAATGGAGTTCTACAAATTGTAGAACACGGAAAATATAATCAAGAGTTCAAAATTATGATTCCAAACCAATTTAAAAATAAAGGAGATAATCCCTTTTGA
- a CDS encoding nucleotidyl transferase AbiEii/AbiGii toxin family protein has translation MNKEFEEQTKLVLLVLPFIDKDIFALKGGTAINFFYQNLPRLSVDIDLTYLPIEDRETSFKKIHQSLHKLQNELKKRGFECISDKKLDGNSEVKLIVSKEKIQIKVEPNFTLRGTVLDPEMRGVSKKISELYGSTLKVNCLKYEEVYAGKICAALDRQHPRDLFDIKLLLEGQGITKKLKDVFLFYLISSARPFHELLSPKKQPIKTLFEQKFLGMNFEKITIEDLDDAYNILVKKLKEFIEENDIELLRTILQLNPKWHLSKIKNIENYPSIKWRMLNIEKMSEAKRQKELKELNRYL, from the coding sequence TTGAATAAAGAATTTGAAGAACAAACCAAATTAGTGTTATTAGTTTTGCCATTTATAGATAAAGATATATTTGCCCTTAAAGGAGGTACAGCAATAAATTTTTTTTATCAAAATCTACCTCGTCTTTCAGTAGACATTGATTTAACATATTTACCAATTGAGGATAGAGAAACAAGTTTTAAAAAAATCCATCAATCCCTGCATAAACTCCAAAATGAATTAAAAAAGAGAGGGTTTGAGTGTATTTCTGACAAAAAACTTGATGGAAATTCAGAAGTAAAACTCATTGTTTCAAAAGAAAAAATTCAAATCAAAGTAGAACCGAACTTTACTTTAAGAGGGACAGTCCTTGATCCAGAAATGAGAGGGGTATCTAAAAAGATATCAGAATTATATGGATCAACATTAAAAGTAAATTGTCTTAAATATGAAGAAGTATACGCTGGCAAAATTTGTGCAGCACTTGATAGGCAACATCCAAGAGATCTTTTTGACATAAAATTATTATTAGAAGGACAAGGAATAACAAAGAAATTAAAGGACGTCTTTCTGTTCTATCTCATTAGTTCTGCAAGACCCTTTCATGAGCTGCTCTCACCTAAAAAACAACCGATCAAAACCTTATTCGAACAGAAATTTTTAGGGATGAATTTTGAAAAAATAACAATTGAAGATTTAGATGATGCATATAATATATTAGTTAAAAAACTTAAAGAGTTTATAGAAGAAAATGATATTGAGTTGCTACGAACTATTTTACAACTAAACCCAAAATGGCACTTAAGTAAAATTAAAAATATTGAAAATTATCCTAGTATAAAATGGAGAATGCTAAATATTGAAAAAATGTCCGAGGCTAAGAGACAAAAAGAACTGAAAGAACTCAATAGATATCTTTGA
- a CDS encoding HDOD domain-containing protein has translation MQIENVQIPPLSENIIACLSSIYKNDVSYESLCEKISKDMSLIQKVFDIANSQLYSKGIKTNNLKEAIIRIGITNLTTILTSEYYSQYKKIDGIAFFKLKEFNQHSIFVSKLCFEIGKSLNLDRKFDLMIAGMFHDIGLLIRALSQPEKMEILIEKSKNDKINFYTSEINIQLLTHDQLGANLLEKWGFNRQVVDLVKHHHTPTQHRTSSIDYLSKEFDILELSNQISSKYSFGFHNNDPHVKISQILLDKIAISKNGLNSILKDVVLNLNVFSNSLYI, from the coding sequence ATGCAAATTGAAAATGTTCAAATACCACCATTGAGTGAAAATATTATTGCCTGCCTTTCGTCAATTTATAAAAACGATGTTTCTTATGAATCATTATGCGAAAAAATTTCGAAGGATATGTCATTAATTCAAAAAGTATTTGATATAGCAAATTCTCAACTTTATTCAAAGGGAATAAAAACAAACAACTTAAAAGAAGCAATTATACGGATAGGAATTACAAACCTTACAACAATATTAACATCTGAATATTATAGTCAATATAAAAAAATTGATGGAATTGCTTTTTTTAAATTAAAAGAATTTAATCAGCATTCCATTTTTGTTTCAAAACTTTGTTTTGAAATAGGTAAATCACTTAATTTAGATAGAAAATTTGATTTAATGATTGCAGGTATGTTCCATGATATTGGATTATTAATCAGAGCATTAAGTCAACCTGAAAAAATGGAAATACTAATTGAAAAGTCTAAAAATGATAAAATAAATTTTTATACATCTGAAATAAATATTCAATTATTAACTCATGATCAACTAGGAGCTAATTTACTTGAAAAGTGGGGGTTCAATCGCCAAGTAGTAGATTTAGTAAAACATCATCATACACCAACACAGCATAGAACTTCAAGTATAGATTATTTATCAAAAGAGTTTGATATTCTTGAATTATCTAATCAAATATCGAGTAAATATTCTTTTGGCTTTCATAACAATGATCCTCATGTCAAAATAAGTCAGATTTTACTGGATAAAATTGCTATTTCAAAAAATGGTTTAAACTCTATACTTAAAGATGTTGTTCTTAATTTAAACGTTTTTTCAAATTCTCTATATATATAA